From the genome of Psychroserpens ponticola, one region includes:
- a CDS encoding cold-shock protein, translated as MSKGTVKFFNDAKGFGFITEEGQEKDHFVHISGLIDEIREGDQVEFDLQEGNKGLNAVNVKVI; from the coding sequence ATGAGTAAAGGAACAGTAAAATTTTTCAACGATGCCAAAGGATTTGGTTTCATCACTGAAGAAGGACAAGAAAAAGATCACTTTGTACACATCTCTGGATTGATTGACGAAATTCGCGAAGGCGACCAAGTTGAATTCGATCTTCAAGAAGGAAACAAAGGATTAAACGCAGTAAACGTAAAAGTTATCTAA
- a CDS encoding acyl-CoA desaturase: protein MLIVIFVLVLWYGSLFFQSFFLHRYAAHQVFTMSKVMERITFVLTWIFQGSSYLSAYGYGIMHRMHHAYTDTEKDPHSPSHDANLFAMMWKTKTIYQDINKQRITVDDRFTKNVPQWKGFDKFASSRFSRLLWISIYILVFVYFATAWWHWLLLPITFLMAPIHGVIINWFGHIYGYVNYQMKNTSKNLFRFDFLMMGEGYHNNHHKHASRANFGVKWYEIDITYLIIRLLDALGFIHLKPIRLKD from the coding sequence ATGTTGATTGTTATTTTCGTTTTAGTGCTCTGGTATGGAAGCTTATTTTTCCAGTCGTTCTTTTTGCATCGTTATGCTGCACACCAAGTATTTACAATGTCAAAAGTTATGGAACGAATTACTTTTGTTCTTACATGGATTTTTCAAGGTTCAAGTTACTTAAGCGCATATGGTTACGGAATTATGCATCGCATGCATCACGCGTATACAGACACTGAAAAAGATCCACATTCACCATCACATGATGCTAATTTATTTGCAATGATGTGGAAAACAAAAACCATTTATCAAGATATAAATAAACAACGAATAACCGTTGACGATCGTTTTACTAAAAATGTTCCACAATGGAAAGGTTTTGACAAGTTCGCAAGTTCTCGCTTTTCACGATTGCTGTGGATTTCAATTTACATTTTAGTATTCGTTTACTTTGCAACCGCTTGGTGGCATTGGTTATTATTACCAATAACATTTTTAATGGCACCTATTCATGGTGTAATTATCAATTGGTTTGGTCATATTTATGGCTATGTCAATTACCAAATGAAAAACACCAGCAAAAATCTATTTCGTTTTGACTTTTTAATGATGGGAGAAGGCTATCATAACAATCATCACAAACATGCAAGTAGAGCAAATTTTGGTGTAAAATGGTATGAAATAGACATCACCTATTTAATTATCAGACTATTGGATGCTTTAGGTTTTATTCATTTAAAACCAATAAGACTTAAAGATTGA
- a CDS encoding Crp/Fnr family transcriptional regulator, with the protein MQQIKDYLDQIATISTSDWEFFTSKLQRRVIPKKTVFLKLNAIENHISFIESGVVRLFIPKENPEKEITFGFSFKNQFVSAYDSFLTQKPSAYQLQALTETTILSMTYADLQDVYKTTQIGNLVGRLTAERLFLIKSKREQNLLNLTAEERYLKLFKERPELLKVIPLKYISSYIGVTAQALSRIRKRL; encoded by the coding sequence TTGCAACAGATAAAAGACTACTTAGACCAAATTGCTACGATATCAACTTCAGATTGGGAGTTTTTTACGTCTAAATTACAACGTCGTGTCATTCCTAAGAAAACAGTGTTTTTAAAATTGAATGCCATTGAAAATCATATTTCTTTTATCGAATCTGGTGTGGTTCGCTTATTTATTCCAAAGGAAAATCCAGAAAAAGAAATCACCTTTGGATTTAGTTTTAAAAACCAATTTGTTAGTGCATACGACTCTTTTTTAACGCAAAAACCTTCTGCATATCAATTACAAGCGTTAACAGAAACAACTATTCTTAGCATGACATATGCCGATTTACAAGACGTTTATAAAACCACGCAAATAGGAAATCTTGTAGGTAGATTAACTGCTGAACGTCTCTTTTTAATAAAATCCAAACGAGAGCAAAACTTGCTAAACCTTACTGCTGAAGAACGTTATCTCAAACTATTTAAAGAACGTCCAGAGCTATTAAAAGTCATTCCGCTTAAATACATCAGTTCTTATATTGGTGTAACAGCTCAAGCTTTAAGCCGAATTAGAAAACGTTTATAA
- a CDS encoding DEAD/DEAH box helicase, which yields MANNIKAQQDILEKLNIYALNPMQEQALAVIEETTNTILLSPTGTGKTLAFLLPLLRCLDPECTEVQAVIIVPSRELAIQIETVIRNMGSGYKANAIYGGRAISKDKIELKHTPAILIGTPGRLADHLEQGRFTTKFVKTLVIDEFDVSIEVGAGGELKSIMGYLPHISKRILTSATQGTEIPSYLKMAKAEILNFLKNRPSSQLMVKTVLSPSKNKHNTVIDLLNHVGNDPGIIFCNQKERIEDLSRFLEKKGIAHTCFYAGMEQRDRERALIKLRNGSVSILIASDLASRGIDIPEMKYIIHYEIPSGIQEYTHRNGRTARVNSKGTAYLIKGAQEVFPDFVGQPKVQMLSKNETRKPEFWTTLFISGGRKDKISKGDIAGLFFKQGGINKDQLGVIELKQDCAFVGVPVSIASTLVDKLNNTRLKKKKVRVTVL from the coding sequence ATGGCAAATAACATCAAAGCGCAACAAGATATCCTTGAAAAACTAAATATATATGCTCTAAACCCAATGCAAGAGCAAGCGTTGGCTGTGATTGAAGAGACTACGAATACTATACTTTTGTCGCCAACTGGAACAGGTAAGACTTTGGCTTTTTTACTGCCATTATTAAGGTGTTTAGATCCTGAATGTACAGAAGTTCAAGCAGTAATTATCGTACCTTCTCGAGAATTGGCTATTCAGATTGAAACGGTTATTAGAAATATGGGTTCTGGTTATAAAGCCAATGCCATTTATGGAGGTAGAGCCATTTCAAAAGATAAAATTGAACTCAAACATACACCAGCAATTTTAATAGGAACACCAGGACGATTGGCAGATCATTTAGAACAAGGTCGTTTTACAACAAAGTTCGTCAAGACATTAGTGATTGATGAGTTTGATGTCTCTATTGAAGTTGGTGCAGGAGGTGAGCTAAAAAGTATCATGGGTTACTTACCACATATCTCGAAACGCATCTTAACTTCTGCAACTCAAGGCACAGAAATCCCAAGTTATTTGAAAATGGCCAAGGCAGAAATTTTAAATTTTTTAAAAAACAGACCTAGTTCTCAATTGATGGTGAAAACGGTTTTGTCTCCATCCAAAAACAAACATAATACGGTTATAGATTTATTAAATCATGTAGGAAATGATCCTGGTATTATTTTCTGTAATCAGAAAGAGCGTATTGAAGACCTGAGTCGTTTTTTAGAGAAGAAAGGCATTGCGCATACTTGTTTTTATGCTGGTATGGAACAGCGTGATAGAGAGCGTGCTTTGATTAAATTGCGAAATGGAAGTGTTTCAATTCTTATAGCGAGTGACTTAGCATCTAGAGGAATTGATATTCCTGAAATGAAATACATTATACATTATGAAATTCCTTCTGGAATTCAAGAATATACGCATAGAAATGGTAGAACTGCCAGAGTAAATTCTAAAGGAACGGCTTACTTAATTAAAGGTGCACAAGAGGTTTTTCCTGACTTTGTAGGTCAGCCGAAAGTACAAATGCTTTCTAAAAATGAAACACGTAAGCCAGAATTTTGGACGACCTTATTTATTTCTGGTGGCCGAAAGGATAAAATTTCAAAGGGTGATATTGCAGGTCTGTTTTTTAAACAAGGCGGAATTAATAAAGATCAGTTAGGTGTTATTGAATTGAAACAAGACTGTGCTTTTGTAGGAGTTCCTGTGAGTATTGCTAGTACTTTGGTTGATAAATTGAATAATACACGTTTGAAGAAGAAGAAGGTTCGTGTAACTGTTTTATAG
- a CDS encoding KTSC domain-containing protein, with protein sequence MKRINEYKKLFGVDKDIELKSLKKSYRNLVKEWHPDKFQNGDALQEEAELQSRKIIDGYHFLVSMAPETKEKNLSEYTETITNSPIADYQHKGLLLEITFLDGTTYEFFGITKQIYHKMINAGNLNRFAKRTIYPKYTYRKSKRIHEEA encoded by the coding sequence ATGAAGCGTATAAACGAATATAAGAAACTCTTTGGTGTAGACAAAGACATTGAATTAAAGTCTCTAAAGAAGAGTTATCGTAATTTGGTTAAAGAATGGCATCCTGATAAATTTCAAAATGGAGACGCTTTACAGGAAGAAGCAGAGCTACAAAGCCGAAAGATTATTGATGGTTACCATTTTCTTGTCAGCATGGCTCCAGAAACTAAAGAGAAAAACCTGTCAGAATACACAGAAACGATTACCAATTCACCAATTGCTGATTACCAACATAAAGGTTTGTTATTAGAAATTACTTTTTTAGATGGTACAACTTATGAGTTTTTTGGAATAACAAAACAGATCTATCATAAAATGATCAATGCTGGAAATTTAAATCGTTTTGCTAAGCGTACTATTTATCCAAAATATACTTACAGAAAATCGAAACGTATTCATGAAGAAGCATAA
- a CDS encoding cold-shock protein, with amino-acid sequence MSKGTVKFFNDAKGFGFITEEGVDKDHFVHISGLIDEIREGDQVEFDLQEGNKGLNAVNVKVI; translated from the coding sequence ATGAGTAAAGGAACAGTAAAATTTTTCAACGACGCTAAAGGTTTTGGATTCATCACTGAAGAAGGTGTTGATAAAGATCATTTTGTACACATTTCTGGATTAATCGATGAGATTAGAGAAGGTGACCAAGTTGAATTTGATTTACAAGAAGGAAACAAAGGATTAAACGCAGTAAACGTAAAAGTTATCTAA
- a CDS encoding SDR family NAD(P)-dependent oxidoreductase: MSENSNNIDIESCITTLQKLLEDTNQIFELPEAQRVALFKAAGALTRPNRDEFQRRRKDAKKSAKRKMIARDKHARKTTGIRSAREATLFVAPKLLGAAALPKNTLELESPRNCYVCKTVYTKLHHFYDTMCTSCGDLNYAKRFQTTDLNGQVAVITGSRLKIGYHITLMLLRSGATVVATTRFPADSAIRFSKEDDYKDWSDRLHIHGLDLRHIPSVEIFCNYIEQKYDRLDILINNAAQTVRRPSGFYFHLMENEKLPIDQLPILAQTLLKDHESCLEELSSLSIGPSKTSKNNVLPVTWHGPEPGIGLRNSAELSQIPYSFDNSLQAAEVFPEGELDADLQQVDLRKTNSWRLKLGEIETTEMVEVQLVNAVAPFVLCNRLFNVMKKENTGKKHIINVTAMEGKFHRFKKEDRHPHTNMAKAALNMLTHTSASTFAKSGIYMNAVDTGWVTDEDPAALSKKKVELHDFQPPLDIVDGAARVMDPLIDGINTGKHWSGQFLKDYFPIDW, encoded by the coding sequence ATGAGCGAAAACAGCAATAATATAGATATTGAATCTTGTATCACTACACTTCAGAAATTACTCGAAGATACCAATCAAATTTTCGAATTACCAGAAGCGCAAAGAGTTGCGCTTTTTAAAGCTGCAGGAGCATTAACGAGGCCAAATCGTGATGAGTTTCAACGTCGTAGAAAAGATGCTAAAAAATCTGCGAAACGTAAAATGATTGCTAGAGATAAGCATGCCAGGAAAACAACAGGTATTCGTTCTGCGCGTGAGGCTACTTTATTTGTAGCTCCAAAATTATTAGGTGCAGCAGCATTACCAAAAAACACATTAGAATTAGAATCACCAAGAAATTGCTATGTATGTAAAACAGTTTATACTAAACTGCATCATTTTTATGATACGATGTGTACATCATGTGGCGATTTAAATTATGCAAAACGTTTTCAAACTACAGATTTAAATGGTCAAGTCGCAGTAATAACAGGTTCTAGATTAAAGATTGGTTATCATATTACATTAATGTTGTTGCGTTCTGGAGCTACTGTTGTTGCTACAACACGTTTTCCAGCAGATTCTGCCATTCGGTTTTCAAAAGAAGATGATTATAAAGATTGGAGTGATCGCTTACATATTCACGGATTAGATTTACGACACATACCAAGTGTAGAGATTTTTTGCAATTATATCGAGCAAAAATACGACCGATTAGATATTCTAATTAATAATGCTGCGCAAACGGTTAGACGACCTTCAGGCTTTTATTTCCATTTAATGGAAAATGAAAAACTTCCAATAGATCAATTACCTATATTGGCGCAAACTTTATTAAAAGATCATGAAAGTTGTTTAGAAGAATTGTCAAGCTTAAGTATTGGTCCTTCAAAAACAAGTAAAAATAATGTGCTACCAGTGACTTGGCATGGTCCTGAACCTGGAATTGGATTGCGTAATTCAGCTGAGTTGTCACAAATACCTTATAGTTTTGATAATTCGTTACAAGCTGCTGAAGTATTTCCTGAAGGTGAATTAGATGCCGATTTACAACAAGTAGATTTACGAAAAACGAATAGTTGGCGTTTAAAATTGGGTGAAATTGAAACCACTGAAATGGTAGAAGTACAGTTGGTAAATGCTGTTGCTCCTTTTGTATTGTGTAATCGTTTATTTAATGTAATGAAGAAAGAAAATACTGGTAAAAAGCACATTATCAATGTAACAGCAATGGAAGGGAAGTTTCATAGATTTAAAAAAGAAGATAGACATCCACATACCAATATGGCTAAAGCTGCTTTAAATATGTTAACACATACTTCTGCATCTACTTTTGCTAAGTCTGGTATTTATATGAATGCTGTAGATACAGGTTGGGTAACAGATGAAGATCCAGCGGCATTATCTAAAAAGAAAGTAGAACTTCACGATTTTCAGCCACCATTAGATATTGTAGATGGCGCAGCAAGAGTAATGGATCCTTTAATTGATGGTATTAATACTGGAAAACATTGGTCTGGTCAATTTTTGAAAGATTATTTCCCTATAGATTGGTAG